Within Thermodesulfobacteriota bacterium, the genomic segment GACTGGGTTGGCACTGAGGTGGAGAGGTTAAAGAGTGAAGGAAAAAATGGGGGAAAAAAAGAGAGAGATAGTTAAGAAGGCTAAGCGGGTCGTCGTTAAGGTCGGGAGTGCCGTCATTGCCGGGGGCGACTTCGACCGGATAGCCGGGGACTTGGCTGCCCTGATCTCCGAGGGCAGGGAGGTTGTGCTCGTATCTTCCGGCTCTATCGCCATGGGCATGGAGAAGCTCGGCCTTAAGGAGCGTCCTTCGGCCATACCGGAGAGGCAGGCCATTGCCGCGCTCGGCCAGACCGCGCTTATGGCCCGCTATGAGGAGGCCTTCGCGAAGTTCGACAGGAAGGTGGCCCAGATACTCCTTACCCACGACGACTTCGCCGACCGCAAGAGGTTCCGCAACGCGCAGAATACGGTAAGTGAACTTCTCGATATGGGCGTGGTGCCCGTTATAAACGAGAACGACACCGTGGCGGTCGATGAGCTCAAGTTCGGCGATAACGACAACCTCTCCGCGCTTACTACGAGCCTCTGCGGCGCGGACGTCCAGATCATATTGACGGACATAGACTCCGTATACGACAAGAACCCCCGGAAGCACGACGATGCCGGGAGGATTTCCTTTATAGAGGATATCGATTCTTTCGAGCTGCACCCGTCGAGCATTGATACGGGGGCGTATGGCACGGGCGGGATGGTGACGAAGGTATCTTCGGCCGCCACGGCCGCGCATCACGGTTGTGCCACGGTGATCGCCAGCGGCATGGAAGACGGGGTGATGGCGAGAGTCTTTGCCGGAGAGGACGTGGGGACCTTTGTTCCGGCGAAGGAGGACCGGCTTACCAGGAAGAAGCACTGGATAGCCTACTCCACCCGGCCGACCGGCAGGGTCTTCGTGGACGACGGGGCCAGGGGGGCGCTCGTCGGGAAGGGGAAGAGCCTTCTGCCTTCCGGCATAGTGAAGATCGACGGCACCTTCGAGGCCGGAGAGGTCGTCCACTGCGTGGACTCCGGCGGTATGGAATTCGCAAGAGGCGTGGTCAACTATAACTCCGGCGAGATAGACAGGATAAAGGGGCTCAAGAGCGGAGAGATAGAAGCCGCGCTCGGCTACAGGGTCTATGATGAGGTCATACACAGGGATAACCTGGTGGTAATGTAAATAAGGAGCGTACCGATGTCCATAGCGAAAGATATGTTGAAGGTTGCTCAAGCCGCGAGGGAGGCCTCTCTTGAGGTGGCAAGGCTCGGCACTGCCGTTAAGAACCGGGTGCTTGTAAAGATGGCCGCCGAACTCAGGGAAAATTCTTCCTCCCTTAAGGAGGAGAATAAGAAAGACCTTGCGGGAGCTAAAGAGCGGGAGCTTACAAAGGCTATGACCGAGAGGCTCACCCTCTCGGATAAGGTGATAGAGGGGATGGCCGCCGGATTGGAGGAGGTCGCGGCCCTGCCGGACCCGGTCGGAGAGGTAACCGGGATGTGGACCAGACCGAACGGCCTCGTCGTCGGAAGGAAGCGCATACCGCTCGGGACCATAGGGATAATTTACGAGTCGAGGCCCAACGTAACGGCCGACGCCGCCGGGCTGTGCCTCAAGTCGGGCAACGCCGTAGTCTTGCGCGGTGGGAGCGAGGCCATACACTCGAACACCGCCATAGGCAGGGTGCTCTCCGCGGCCTGCAAGGCCGAGGGGGTTACCGAGGCGGCCGTGCAGGTGGTCCCGACCACCGAGAGGGAGGCCGTCTTGGAGATGCTAAAACTCGAAGACCAGATAGACCTCATCATCCCGCGCGGCGGGGAGGGGCTTATAAGGTTCGTCTCCGAGAACTCGCGCATCCCGGTGATAAAGCACTATAAGGGGGTCTGCCACGTATACGTGGACGAGCATGCGGACGTAGAGATGGCCGGGAATATCGCCTTTAACTCGAAGGTGCAGAGGCCGGGCGTGTGTAACGCCATGGAGACGCTCCTCGTTAATAAAAAAATCGCCAAAGAGTTCCTGCCCCTGGCATACAAGAGGTATAAGGACGCCGGGGTGGAGCTCCGCGGATGCGCGGAGACGCGGAAGATACTCAAGGATATAAAGGAAGCCACGGAAGAGGACTGGCATGAGGAGTATCTGGACTTGATCCTCGCCGTAAAGGTGGTCGATAGCCTTGACGCGGCCATAGCCCACATAGACAAGTACGGCTCGCTCCATACCGAGTCTATCGTCACGAAGGATTACTCGAACGCCACGAAGTTCATGAACGAGGTCAACTCGTCTTCGGTAATGGTGAACGCCTCGACCCGCTTCAGCGACGGCTTCCAGTACGGCCTCGGCGCGGAGATCGGGATATCCACGACCAAGCTGCATTCTTTCGGGCCGATGGGGTTGGAGGATTTGACTACGCGCAAGTTTATCGTCTATGGAGATGGGCAGGTACGGGAGTAGTTCGAACCGCCGATTAGCAAACCGCCGATTTTCCCGCCATACGTCGTTGGTGGCGGATTTTGATCCTCGACGTATACGATAATATACGCCTCCGGTACAAAATCC encodes:
- the proB gene encoding glutamate 5-kinase translates to MGEKKREIVKKAKRVVVKVGSAVIAGGDFDRIAGDLAALISEGREVVLVSSGSIAMGMEKLGLKERPSAIPERQAIAALGQTALMARYEEAFAKFDRKVAQILLTHDDFADRKRFRNAQNTVSELLDMGVVPVINENDTVAVDELKFGDNDNLSALTTSLCGADVQIILTDIDSVYDKNPRKHDDAGRISFIEDIDSFELHPSSIDTGAYGTGGMVTKVSSAATAAHHGCATVIASGMEDGVMARVFAGEDVGTFVPAKEDRLTRKKHWIAYSTRPTGRVFVDDGARGALVGKGKSLLPSGIVKIDGTFEAGEVVHCVDSGGMEFARGVVNYNSGEIDRIKGLKSGEIEAALGYRVYDEVIHRDNLVVM
- a CDS encoding glutamate-5-semialdehyde dehydrogenase; this encodes MSIAKDMLKVAQAAREASLEVARLGTAVKNRVLVKMAAELRENSSSLKEENKKDLAGAKERELTKAMTERLTLSDKVIEGMAAGLEEVAALPDPVGEVTGMWTRPNGLVVGRKRIPLGTIGIIYESRPNVTADAAGLCLKSGNAVVLRGGSEAIHSNTAIGRVLSAACKAEGVTEAAVQVVPTTEREAVLEMLKLEDQIDLIIPRGGEGLIRFVSENSRIPVIKHYKGVCHVYVDEHADVEMAGNIAFNSKVQRPGVCNAMETLLVNKKIAKEFLPLAYKRYKDAGVELRGCAETRKILKDIKEATEEDWHEEYLDLILAVKVVDSLDAAIAHIDKYGSLHTESIVTKDYSNATKFMNEVNSSSVMVNASTRFSDGFQYGLGAEIGISTTKLHSFGPMGLEDLTTRKFIVYGDGQVRE